TGCGTTGTCAAAATAGTTGTTGACGATGACTACTTTGGCGCTTGTATCTGTTCCAAGTGTTTCTGCTAACTCTTGGCTCGTTACAATAATATCCACATTCATCGAGCGCGCAGCTGATACATCAATGTGCTCCACGTCTGCATCTACTCCCATATCGCGTAAAACTGTCTCTACATTCATTCGTAAAATTAGGCTTGTTCCTTGCCCAAGTCCACACACTGCTAAAATTTTCATCGTTATCCCTCCACTAATTCTCCAATTGCTTGGTAATCTTCTGAATGAATCATTTTTTCAATGTTATCGCTGTTACTAAGCAAGGAGACGATTTTTTGAATGACTTTCAAATGTGCCTCACTTGAAGTTGCTGCAAGTCCGAATACTAATCGTACGGGATCATTCGCGGCGTGTCCGAAATTCACGCCTTCTTTTAATACGACTAGTGATACTGCAGAGTTTTCCACACCGTCCGTTGGTCTTGCGTGCGGAATGGCTATTTGAGGTGCAATGACAAAGTACGCACCATTTTCATGATAAGATTCCACCATTTTTTCTACGTACTGCTCGCTCACATAACCTGCATTAACTAATAATTCTCCTGCTTGC
The sequence above is drawn from the Listeria monocytogenes genome and encodes:
- a CDS encoding PTS sugar transporter subunit IIB — protein: MKILAVCGLGQGTSLILRMNVETVLRDMGVDADVEHIDVSAARSMNVDIIVTSQELAETLGTDTSAKVVIVNNYFDNAEIKTALSEAINS
- a CDS encoding PTS sugar transporter subunit IIA; its protein translation is MSFLDKELVNLHGSAKNADEAIEQAGELLVNAGYVSEQYVEKMVESYHENGAYFVIAPQIAIPHARPTDGVENSAVSLVVLKEGVNFGHAANDPVRLVFGLAATSSEAHLKVIQKIVSLLSNSDNIEKMIHSEDYQAIGELVEG